The following are encoded together in the Verrucomicrobiia bacterium genome:
- a CDS encoding DUF167 domain-containing protein: protein MPKLIVTVKPNARKEEVFELGENRFRVSVKAPPAEGRANEAVIEALHVHFRRPKSCFSIVSGHKSKNKIVLMEI, encoded by the coding sequence ATGCCCAAGCTGATCGTTACCGTCAAACCCAACGCGCGGAAAGAGGAAGTCTTCGAGCTGGGCGAAAACCGCTTCCGCGTTTCAGTGAAAGCGCCTCCCGCGGAAGGCCGGGCCAATGAGGCCGTGATTGAAGCCCTGCACGTCCATTTCCGCAGGCCGAAAAGCTGTTTCTCGATCGTAAGCGGCCATAAATCGAAAAATAAAATTGTCCTGATGGAAATCTAG